CTCCGCCAATGCCGTTCGCGCAGCCTCTTTCTCTTTCGTCGATCTCGGCTCCGCGCGGGCCGGCAGATGGGGCTTCGGAACAAGCGGCTGGCGGGCGGCGCGAGACGCCGTTACGCGAGTCGCAACCGGGTGTCGTCCTCCCGCTTGCTCGGAGTCAGATCCGGACCGACTCGGGTCGTTCCACGCCGACGCTTTCTGCACGACGTCTCGGTCTTGGCCGGCTGCTGCGTATCGCCGCCGCCAGGGGCGCCTCGTCGCTCTACCTGATGGCCGAGGCCAGACCCACCGTACGGATCGAGGACGACGTCGTGCCACTCGACGACGAGCCGGTGCTTGGCACGGCCGAAGTGGAGTCGCTGATCCTCGAAGTGGCGCCGGGTGCAGGCCGCGAGGCCCCTGTCGGGGATTCCGGCGTCGAGTGGGTGTGCGACCTGCCGGAGGTGGGCCGCGTGCGGTGCCTGCGCTTCCGGGATCAGCGCGGTCCGGGTGCGGTGTTCCGCTTGATTCCAACCCGCGTCGTCTCGGCCGATCAGCTGGGACTCTCCCGTGACATTCAGGCGCTCTGCGCAGCAGACGATGGCCTGATCGTGCTGGCGGGCCCGCGACGAAGCGGCAAGTCGACGCTCGCCTCGGCGCTGGTCGACCAGATCAATCGGACGCAGACCGGCTACATCATCAGCCTCGAGAGCGAGATCAAGTTTCTCCACGAGAACCGGAAGGCCATCGTCAGCCAGCGCGAAGTGCGGAGCGAATCCGGCGCCATGCTGGCGCAGGCGCGCGCGGCGTTGCGGGAAGATCCGGATGTGCTCGTGATTGACGACCTGAAGACGGCCGATCTGACGGCGCTGGCGCTCGACGCCGCTGATTCGGGCCGCCTCGTGATCACGACGATGACCGCGCGAACCACCACCGCGGCGCTGGCGCGGTTGATCGCGTCGGCGCCCTCAGAGCGTCAGGCGCAGGTGGCGGCGGCCCTCTCGGAATCCTTGCAAGGCGCCGTCGCACAGGTGCTGCTACGCAAGTCCGGCGGCGGACGCGTGGCGGCCCGCGAGGTGCTCTTCAACACCCCGTCGGTCGCCGCGCTGCTGGCCGAGGGCAAGGTGGCGCAGTTGCCGCTCGCGATCGATGCGGACCGGAAGCACGGCTGCGTGCCGATGAACGACGCCCTGCTGGCATTTGTTCAGAGCGGCGCGGTCGACGCACGGGAGGCCTACCGCCAGGCCGACAATCGCGCAGCGTTGGTCGAGCAGTTGCGTCGCGAAGGGATCGACACGTCGTTTGTGGAGCGTTTAGCTTAGCGCTCGATCAGATCCGCCATCGTTTCCAGCAGAAACTCAAGCACGTGCTCGCCGGTCGTCGCCTCGATGGCTACGCCTTCGGCGACGAGGCGATCGTCGGCTGTGACCCGGCTGCCGCGTTCGCGGCTCACTTCTGCCACTACGGCGGGTGTGGGCAGGGTGGTGTCGAGACGGAGATCCACGAACGTCCGGTTCGACCGGTCCGACACCAGGCGCACAGTGTCTCCAGGCGTGATGACCTTGTACGGGTGGTTCTCGGCGGTCAGCGTCTGGGCCACCGTCGTAAGGACCGGCACGGCCACTTCCGACAGGAACGTCGCGTACGCCTGCTCGGCGGCGGCCACCCGTTCGCGACGGACGCCCGAGGCCCGCTTCAGGTCGAGAAGGCGCGATTGGACACGGCGGCGAATCTGCGCAACTTCGAGCGGCATGGGACGATCTCCTGATGCGGTGACCCGGCAGCAACGCCGCCGTCAAGCGGACGCACAACAAGAAGGATACAGGAGCTTGCAGCCGAGAACCAGTTGGCCGATGTTCGACCGCGCAGATCGGAGCATTGGTTCGTATTTGCGTTTACACGAGTTATCGCTAATAATAGCTCCGGTTGTTTTCGCGGCCGCTAACAAGGAAACCGATGACCGCTCAGGCCAGGCGCCAGCCGCACGGCCGCCGCGTTCGCTGCCGGGGCGGCTACCAGGCGTACGTTCCGAACCCGCTTCCGCCGCCTCTTGACTGGAGCGCCGGGCTGGTGGCGGCGCTGTCGCGCGCGGACCTCGCAATCGGCCGGCTGGCTGGCGAGGGTCGACGGCTGCCCAACCCGCACCTGCTCATCCGGCCGTTCATCCGGCGCGAGGCGGTCCTCTCGAGCCGCATCGAGGGAACCCAGGCGACCCTGGGCGAACTGCTCGCGGCCGAAGCCGGCGCTATCGTCGATCGTAGCCCCGCCGATCTGCGGGAGGTCGCCAACTACGTCGTCGCGCTCGAGCACGGCTTGGCGCGCCTCCCGGATCTGCCCCTCTCGCTCCGCTTGGTCGGGGAACTCCACGAGAAGCTCATGCAGGGCGTGCGCGGCGATGTGGCGACACCGGGCGAGGTACGGCGCAGCCAGAACTGGATCGGACGCGCGGGAAGTACGCTGGCGAACGCCACATTCGTTCCACCGCCACCCGACCGCCTCATGGAGTGCCTCGGCGCCTGGGAGACGTTCCTGCACGACGACTCGATGCCGCCGCTCGTGCAAGTGGCGCTCGCGCACTCACAGTTCGAGGCGATCCACCCGTACCTCGACGGCAACGGACGCGTGGGCCGGTTGCTCATCACGTTGCTCCTGGTCGCCCGGAACGTGCTGCCTTCGCCGCTCCTGTACGTCAGCGCCTACTTTGAGGCGACCCGCCCCGAGTACTACGCGCGGCTTCTGGCCGTCACAGAGGCGGGCGAGTGGGAGGAGTGGCTCAACTACTTCTTCCGCGGCGTGACGACGCAGGCTGAGGACGCGCTGGGCCGCATCCAACGGATCGATGCACTGCTCAAGGAATGGCGCGGGCAGCTGACCAGGTCATCGTCGCGGCTGCCGGAGCGGGCGCTGGATCTGTTTGTAGAGAATCCATTCTGGACCGTAAACAGGCTGGGTGAGCGCCTCAGCGTTGCCTTCACAACCGCTCAGCGCGCGATCGACCGTCTGGAATCCGCCGGGGTAGTCGCGCAGGTGACGGAGTCCCGACGCAACCGGGTCTACTGCGCGAAGGCCATCCTCGACATCCTTGAGGAGTCACCGCACCTGCCCGCCGCACGAGGCACGCGCCCGAAGAAAAGCCACGGATGAGTCCAGACATCGCCGAGCGCGCGGGAGTACATTCACACGAGGTTCTCAGGCTTCACGCGAGTCGGACACGCGGATGCACGAGAGGGTTAATCACTCCTCCCGGGTTCCCCGCGCAATCGTGACCAGGTCGGTCAGCAGCGCGTACGCGGTCTGGGTGAGGCCGCCTTCGAGCTGATGGATGCCAACCTCGCCCAGCACGTCCGTACGGAGGATGAGCAGGTTCTGCATGCCCGTCAGTTGAGCCAGCGGATCGGCGGCGTCCAGCTCAACGGGAGCCACCCGCCCGACCGGGTGTCCGTCGCGGTGCTCGGCCGTGGCGACCAGGCGCAGCCGCTTCCCCCGACCGACGGCCTCCCGCACCCGATCGATCGTGATCCCGCCGATGCCCGTTCGATCGATCGCGAGCGGCGTCACCGACCCGTGCATCAGCACATTGATGAGCGCCGCCGTCTTGGCTGCCGCGTCCCAGCCATCGATGTCGAACGACGGGTCGGCCTCGGCGATGCCCGCCTGCTGCATTTCGGCCAGCGCGTCCTGACAGCTTTGCCCCGCCTCCATGGCGGTGAGGACGAAGTTGGTGGTGCTGTTGATCACACCCCGGAATCCCAGGATGTCCGCGGCGGGCAGGGTTTCGCGAACCAGGTTGAAGATGGGAACGCCGTCCATCACGGCGCCCTCGAACAGGAATCGGCGATGTGCAAGCTCGGCAGCCGTCTCGAGCTCGCGGTAGGCGAATGCCACGGGCCCCTTGTTGGCCGTGACGACGTGAGCGCCTCCACGGAGCGCGGCGACCACGTGATCGGTTGCCGGCTGCCCGGCCTTGATGTCGAGCAGCGTCGTCTCGACCACGACGAGTTGCTGCGCTTGCCGCCGCCTGGTCTCGGCGGTCGCATGCTTGACGAGCGCCAGGCCTGTGGCCTCGGGTCCAAGCGATCGCCCCGCGTCGGGCTGGGTCAGCAGGCCGAGCGACAGGCCCGCCTCCGCCAGCTTGAGCGCCTTCTCGAGATCGAGGCCGCCCGCGTCGAACGCCGTGCCGTGGCTGCGTGTCGCGATGCCGACCACACGCCAGCTCAGCCCATAGTCGCCGCGCAGCCGCGCGTTCTTCTCCTGCAGCAGGCGCGCGAAACGCCGGCCGACATGGCCGAACCCGACGAGCGCGAGATCGAGATACACCATCAACTTCTCGTCACTGTTCCTTGCCGGCCGGTAGCCCCCGCAGCAGGTCCGCCAGCCGATCGAGCCCGTCGCGCAGGTATCTCACTTCGCTGCCGAAGCCGATGCGCAGGTAGCCGTCCATGCCGAAATGATCCCCCGGCACGATCAGCACGCTCTTCTCTTCGCGCAGTCGATCGACCAGGTCGACAGAGTTGATCGTGTCGCAATACTTGACGTACACAATCGCGCCGGCCTCGGGCATGGCGTAGGTGAACCGGTCGCCGTGGGCGTCGAGCCAGCCGGTCATCACCGGCAGATTGGCCGTCAGGATGCCGCGCGTACGCCGCAGGATTCTGGCGCGCACAATCGGCGTGAGCGCGTGCCGCGCGAGCCGGTCGCTGAGTGCGCCCGGCCCGATCGTGGTGTAGTCGTGATGGGCCCAGGTCGCGGCGACGACGGGAGGTGCGCTGACGATCCAGCCGATGCGCAATCCGGGCAGGCCGTAGGCCTTCGAGAGGCCGCTGGTGATGATGACGCGATCGTAGCGGCCCCACACCGAACTGGTCTCGACGCCGTCGAACTCGGCGCCCCGGTAGATCTCGTCGGCCAGAACCCAGGCGCCGTACTTCGCGGCGATCTGGCAGATGCCGTCCAGATCCGCGGCGCCGACCCGCGCACCCGTCGGGTTGTTCGGGTTGCAGATCACGATCATCCGTGTCTTCGGCGTCACCAGCGTACGCAGGTGATCGAGATCGACCACCCACCGCCGGCAGTCCACCGTCATGCGCAGCGGCCAGGGCCGCATGTCGCCGCCAAATCCTTCCACCAGCCCGAGGGTCTGGCCGTAGTTCGGCACCATCATCACAACCTGGTCGCCCGGTTCAATCAGGTGCCACATCGTCACGAAGTTCGCCTCGGAGCCGCCGTTGGTGACCTCGACGTGATCCGGCGTGGCGCCCGGATACAGCGCCGCGATCCGCTCGCGCAATTCGATCGTGCCGTTCGATTGCGTGTAGAGGAGTTCCTGAGCGAGCAAGCCCGCGCGATCGGCGGGATCGTCGACCAACTCGTCCACCCGCATCGGGTGGACGCCACTTTCCGACAGGTTGTAGTCCACCAGATTCTCATACGTGGACTGCATCCGTTCCATCGCGAACCGGGGAATACGCATGACGGCCTCCAAGGGTGCGCTTGCGCGCGGGACTTCAAGTGTACCTGAAATGCCGCGCCGAACTTCTCGCTTCTGACCGGGCACGGCATGCCGTGCCCCTGCGGGTTCCTACTGACTGCTGACTACCGACTACTGACTGCGGCAGGATCGCCCCTTCCCGGGATATACTTCTCGCGCGAATGGCAGCTCTTCTTCCGGAATTGGCGCGCATCCCGGCCGGTCCCTTCCTGATGGGAGCCGATGAGGGTGACGCTCACCAGCAGCCCGCGCACGTCGTCACGCTCGACGAGTTCCTGATTAGTGCGAGCCCGGTGACCAATGCCGAGTACGCCCGGTTCGTCCAGGCGACCGCGCGCCGGAGCCCGTGCATCTGGGAGCTTCCTGCGATCGCGCAGTTCGCGCCAGGCGACAGCTTCCGCGAGCTTGCCGCGCCGTACTGCTGGGAGGGGACCGAGCCGCCGGCGGGCAAGAGTGATCACCCGGTGGTGCTGGTGACCTACGAAGATGCCAGCGAGTACTGCCGATGGCTCAAGCACGAAACGGGCTGGCAGTTCAGGCTTCCGACCGAGGCCGAATCCGAAAAAGCGGCCAGGGGTGGATTGGAAGGGCAGCGCTACCCGTGGGGCGACGGCCTCGATTCGTCGGCTGCCGCGTTCCTCCCGGATCCGTCGCTCAAGGCCAGGGAGGGTACGCACACGGTGAAGTCGAGTCCGCCTAACGGGTACGGCGTGTTCGATGCGGCCGGCCATGTCTGGACGTGGGTGGCCGACTGGTACCGCGCCGACTACTACACCGTCAGCGATTCACGGAATCCGCGCGGCCCGGCCTCTGGTTCGCTGCGTCTGCTGCGGGGCGGCGCGTGGACCAACACCGATGAGCGGTACCTGCGGTGTGCGTGCCGGCACGCCGTTCCGCCCGACACGTACAGTTACAGCATCGGGTTCAGGGTCGCCCGCGCGGTCCAGACATGATTGCTCCGGCCTTCTGACTCCCGCCCCCCGCTTGCCACGCCGAAGCTGGTCTCGTCGATGGCCGACGAAGGCGGGACTTCAGAATCCAGACTCCCGGTTGTCGCTCTTTGCCGCGCTATACTCTTGACGCCAGAATAGGCTTGGAAACAGTGCTATGCGTCCGCTTCCCGAACTGGACCGCGACGAGATTGCCAGGTACAGCCGCCAGCTGATCCTTCCCGAGATTGGTGTCGATGGCCAACGGCGGCTCAAGGCCGGCCGGGTGCTCGTTGTTGGTGCCGGCGGGCTCGGGTCGCCGGTCGCGTTGTATCTGGCGGCTGCGGGAGTCGGGACGCTCGGCCTGGTCGATTTCGACACCGTCGATCTCAGCAACCTGCATCGCCAGATTCTGCATGGCACGCCAGATGTCGGACGGTCAAAACTCGCATCCGCGAGCGACCGGATCGCAGCCATCAATCCGAACGTCGAGGTCCGACGGCACGAAGGCGCGCTCGCCTCCGCCAACGCGCTCGATGTCGTTCGCGACTACGACGTAGTCGTGGACGGCACCGATAACTTCCCGACTCGGTACCTGGTGAACGACGCGTGCGTGCTGCTTGGCAAGCCCAACGCCTATGGCGCGATCTTCAGATTCGAAGGGCAGGCGTCGGTGTTTGCCGCCAAGGATGGCCCCTGCTACCGCTGTTTGTACCCTGAGCCGCCGCCGCCAGGCCTCGTGCCGTCGTGTGCCGAAGCCGGCGTCCTCGGCGTGTTGCCGGGACTCATCGGAACGATTCAGGCCACCGAAGCGATCAAGCTGCTGGTTGGGATAGGCGAACCGCTTGTCGGCCGGCTGCTCGTGTACGACGCACTGCGCCTGCGATTCCAGGAACTTCGGCTGCAGAAGGACCCCGACTGTCCGGTGTGCGGCACGCATCCGACGATTCGCGAACTCGTTGACTACAACGCGTTCTGCGGGATGACGCCGGCCCGCGCCGGCGACGTTGACTTCGACATCAGTCCGGCGGATCTCAAAGCGCGCATGGATCGGGGCGAGGCACTGTTCCTGCTCGATGTGCGGGAGCCCCAGGAGTACCAGGTCGCGAGGCTTCCGGGCGGTGTCCTGATTCCGCCGGGAGAATTGGTGGCGCGGCAGGGCGAGCTCGATTCCGACGCCGAGATCGTCGCGTATTGCCACTACGGCGTTCGGAGCGCGAATGCCACCGCGTATCTGAGGAACGCGGGCTTCTCGCGAGTCCGAAATCTGGCTGGCGGAATCGAAGCCTGGAGTCTCACGATCGATCCCACCGTGCCGCGGTACTGACAGCCTGATGCCGGCGAAATCGCCGGACGGCGCGGGATTCGCCCTCCGTCACTCGGTGTCGTCACTCCAGAGTGCCTGGAGTTCCATGTCGATGTCGGCGAAAGGCCGGGCACGAGGGATGTCGGCACTGGCACCCCCGTCTCGTGAAATCCGGGAGGTCAATCGCCGAGATCACGATTGGGACAGCGGGCGCCAGGCCAGGCCGTCTACTCTGTCGTAGTGTCGATCGAAGGACAGCAGTTCGGCCCCGGTTTCCATCGCCTGTGCTGCGATCCATATGTCATTGGTGGGAATCGGCTTGCCGCGAGCTTTGAGTGCGGCCGCAATGCGGCTGAAGCGGTCGGCCGTCGCCATCGTGACCGGGACCACGGTCACAAACGGGCTTGCGGCGAACTGGTCCAGTTCATCGCGGTTGCGCTCATAGCGATTCCCGCAACGGAAACCGTAGAGCAGTTCCCCCGCAACCACCGTCGAGAGCAGGACGTCATCGCTTCGCCGGATGATGTCGACGACGGCGGGATGGGCCCGCTTGAGCGCTGAATAGGCATCCGTATCGAGCAGGACTCTCATCGCCAGAGGTCCTCGTCGACCCGCTCGAAGGCGGCGGTGGCCTTGCGAAGGCTCCGTTCGTCGGACTCGGACCACGTGCCAATCAGGTGGTCCAGGCCCGATCCGACGGCGGTGGATGATGGCACGCCGGAGTCGAGACCAGCGCCACGCCGCATCAGCTTCAGGGCCGCCCGGTTGAGTGAGACGCGGTCGGCCTGCGCCTCGTTCCGCAGGCGCCGATCGAGCTCCTTGTCGAATCCCCGAACGGTCAGTTGTTTCAGGGCCACGACCGCATCCTCCCGTGTTGACTCACTTATAGCCTCATTATGACTCACGATATGACTCACATGCAAGGGCCGCGGGCCCAGGGCCACCCGAGCCCTTTGGCTGTCGCGTCAGCGGCCCGGCGGCACCTTCGCCTTCAGTTCCTCGAACCAGTTCTGCACCAGAATCATCTGAGTCACGTGGAGAGGCGGGCGCTCTTTGGTCTGTGTGAGGAAGAATCGTCGTCCGTCAGCCGTGACGTCGTAACCGCGCGTGGCGACCTGCATCCAGTACCGCCCCTCGAACAGCTTGTGCGGCGTCCCAGCCTCGAACGATGGCGTCAGCGTGATCGAGACAGCCATCATGCGGGTCGTCATGCGAACGTTCGAACCTGTCGACATCGCGTAGAAGAGTTCGCGAGCGTCTCTCGACCACGCCGGCGCGTAGCCACCCTCGGTTGAGATCTGTTTGCGAAACCCTGGGCCGGGATACGGCTGCACGTACACTTCGTCGCGGCCGGACTCGTCCGACGTGTACGCAAGGTACCGGCTGTCCGGGGAGAACTCCGGGTACCTCTCGCTGGCCCGCGTTTGGAGAATTGGCGTGGGCCGGCGGTCTCCATCCAGCGACAGCGCCATCACGTCGAAAGACGGCGTCGGCCCACCAAGCTCGACAAACGCCAGCGTTCGCCCGTCAGGCGACCATGAGCTCGGCAGTTGAACATTCGTGCTCATGGTTAGTCGTTCGACCGGGCCACTGCGATCAGACGGGATCCAAAACAGGTTGTCCGCGCCGGCCGACGCACCGGCGAATGTAATGCGCTTCCCATCGGGCGTCCAGATCGCTCTCGAGTTCCTGCCCGCAGTAGTCAGCGGGGTCAGCGTGCCTCGGGCGATGTCGTACGTCCACACCCTGCGATCGACGCCCTGGGTCCAGACGACTAGCTGGGACTGGTCCCGCGGTGAGAGTAGCGGCGCCTGGTACGGACGAAGGGGGCCGGGCAGGACCCGCAGCGCCGCGCCTGCCCGATCGACCGAGATGATCGTGCGCTCAGCGTCTGGAAAGATGCCGCCCGGCAGGTATACGAGCGACCCGGAGCTGGATAGACTGAACTGGCCGGCGCCCGTCTCAACCGAAGTGTTGGGCATATTGGCGGCCTGCATCACATCATCCAGCATCGTGAGCGAATTGCCGGTCACTTCCTTCTTTGTCAGATCGAACGGCACAGCGACAAGCGTCCCGGAGCGCACGAAAACCAGGTGGCCGCTCGAGGCGTACCTGGCGTCGGCACCTTGGCCGAGTTCCCGGCGTTCGCCGCTGGTGAGGGATACGATCCAGAGCCGGGCGTCTCTCCAATCCGGGAGGCCATGACGCACTGTGGTAAAGACTACGGCCTGGCCGTCCGGGAGAAACTGCGGGAGCCGATGGCTGTATTCACCCGTCTTCGCGTCGAGCGTCGTCAGCGGCTGCGGGGTGCCGCCTCCGGATGGGATCAGCCACAGCCCGCCCCTCGTGCGAGCATAGACAATCGTGTCGTTCGAGCCCCAACTGGCACCGTAGATTGCAGCAGTGTCACAGATTGTCGTCGCCGCGCCGCCGCTGAGAGGAGCCTTCCTCAGAGCGCCCTTGGCCCAGAAACCGACCCACTTCCCGTCGGGCGAAAAGAAAGGACTGTCTGCGCCTTCCGTTCCGGCCATCGGCACAACCTCGAGCTCGTCGAGGGCGCGGAGGAATAACTGCTGCTTGTCGCCGCGAATCGCGCTGAATACCAGCGACTGCCCGTCCGGCGACAGGGCCATCGCCGTGCGACTGGGACGCCCCTCGCCATCTCCTTCCATCGAATTGCTCGCCCGAAGCTGATCCGCCGGTGCGACGCTGATCAGCGACCGCGTGACTCCTGCCGATGCCGGCTGCGATCCCCGACCAAAGTACGCGACACTGGCGAGGGCGACGAGCGCCAGCGCGACGACGGTGACACCGATTGTCCACACGATTCGCTCGCGGCGCCGAGAAGGTGCCGCCGTCGCCGCAATCGACTGCGGTTCCGCCGCTCGACCGATCGCATCGTCGATCTCCAGCCGCGCGTCGGCGATGTCGTGCAGACGCTGCCTGGGATCTTTCGTCAGGCAGCGCATAAGGAGCCGCCGCACGATCGGCGGCGTCGTCGCCGGCAGCGCATTCCAGTCGGGCTCTGTCCCCACCACAGCCGCCAGGACGTCGGTCACATCGTCGCCGACGAACGGCCGTGTGCCGGCGAGCATCTCGAAGAGCACGACGCCAAACGCCCAGACGTCGGCGCGCCTGTCGACGGTCTTCCCTCTGGCCTGCTCGGGCGCCATGTACGCAGCCGTGCCGAGAATGAGGCCCATTCGCATGGCGCGAGCCGTCACCGTCGGCGAGTTCATCGGGTCGGCATTCGAATCGCCGGGCGGCCCGAACATCTTCGCGAGTCCGAAATCCAACACCTTCACGGTGCCGTCGTCACGGACCTTGATGTTCGCGGGCTTCAGATCGCGGTGGATGATGCCCGCCTCGTGTGCGGCCGCGACCGCGTCGGCGATCTGCGCGCCGATCGCGAGCGCTTCTTCGACGCGCAGGGGCGGCTTCCCGGCTGCCCTGAGCGCAGTCGAAGCGCTACTCCGTTTCTCGAGGCGCTTCGCCAGCGTCTCGCCCTCGAGATGTTCCATCACGAGGTAGTCGATGGCCGCGCCTTGCGGTGTGCCTGCGTGCCCGCCTTCCTCCCCCACTCCCGCCTGGTTCGTCGGCACGTCTCGACCCACGTCGTAAAGTGTGCAGATGTGCGGATGATTGAGCGCCGCGAGCGCCCGCGCCTCGCGCTCGAAGCGTGCCAGTCGATCGGGATCGGCGGCCACCGCGTCGGGCAGCACCTTGATGGCGACGTCGCGCTGGAGCTTGGTGTCGCGGGCCTTGTAGACCACCCCCATCCCGCCTTCGCCGAGCTTCTCGATGATGCGGTAGTGCGCGATCATCGCGCCGACCAGGGCCTGAGACTGTTGCGTGAGGCTGTCATCCGACGCCTCACGCGGATTCTCGATCAGGCGCGCCGCCACCTCCAGGGCCGGCGTGCTCAGGAACGGCTTCGCCTCCTCCTCGTGCGCGAGCAGCGACTCGACCTCGCGCCGCAGCGCCTGGTCATCGCCGCAGGCATCGTCGAGGAAGGCGGCGCGCTCGCCCGGCTCACGCGCGACCGCCGCGTGATAGATCGCCTCGACGCGCTGAAACCGATCAGGCTTCATCCGGACGCGCTCCCTTCAACTCGCGCAAGAGCCACACTTTCGCCAGCTTCCAATCGCGCATCACCGTATCCACCGAGACATGCAGCGCTTCGGCCGTTTCCTCAACGCTCAAGCCCCCGAAGAAGCGCATCTCCACCACCTGGCTCTTCCGCGCATCGACTGCAGCCAGCGTCTGCAGCGCGTCGTCGAGCGCCACCAACTCCTCGCCCTGCGTCGGGGACACGATCAACGCCTCATCAAGCGATACCCGCTGCGCGCCTCCACCCCGTTTCTTGTAATGACGTGACCGGGCGAAATCCACCAGAATCCGTCGCATCAACCGTGCTGCCATCGCGAAAAAGTGGGCGCGGTTCTGCCACTGCATCCGCTTCACGTCCACCAGTCGCAGATAGGCCTCGTTGACCAGCGCGGTGGCCTGGAGCGTGTGCCCCGCGCGCTCGCGCCCCATCTGCCGGCGCGCCAGCCGGCGCAGTTCGTCATGGACCAGCGGAATCAACTGCTCCAGCGCACTTTCGTCGCCCTGGCCCCAGGCCAGGAGCAACGCGGTCACCTGCTGCGGAGGCGGAGTCATCGGTTTGATCCGCCCTACCATACGCCGATTTTCATTCGCGTGCGAGTTCCTGGACCTGGTTCCCGCCATTGGAGGTGGGACCGAAACGGAGTGGTCCAGGGAGGTCGCTATGGCGAGGACGAGCGCATGCGGAACGTGGGGAGCGGTCGTGATGGCAACCGTCGCGTTGGCGGGATTTGCACGGCCAGTCTCGGCGGCGGGTCCAGCCCCTTCCCCCGTCGTTACGGTCTGGATCCAGAACGAAGCGCCCGCGGCACCCGGCATCCTGTCTGTCGCCAAGTCTGAGGTCACCAGGATGTACCGTCACGCTGGTGTGAAGATTGTCTGGGCCGCAGCAACCTCGACCGCCCACCTGTTCATCGTCATTCGAGGAGACAAGATGGCGGAACGCATGAACGTGTCGGCTGGTGCGATGGGCCACGCGGTCGTGCTGGCTGCCACCGGAACAGGCCGCAGGGC
The sequence above is drawn from the Acidobacteriota bacterium genome and encodes:
- a CDS encoding matrixin family metalloprotease, with amino-acid sequence MARTSACGTWGAVVMATVALAGFARPVSAAGPAPSPVVTVWIQNEAPAAPGILSVAKSEVTRMYRHAGVKIVWAAATSTAHLFIVIRGDKMAERMNVSAGAMGHAVVLAATGTGRRAYIFLENVERRSDVTGVVTGCVLGHVIAHEIGHLLGLAHSSSGIMREVWDRDDFALARRGLLLFTSAEREMFRGPLFAMGPQ
- a CDS encoding protein kinase encodes the protein MKPDRFQRVEAIYHAAVAREPGERAAFLDDACGDDQALRREVESLLAHEEEAKPFLSTPALEVAARLIENPREASDDSLTQQSQALVGAMIAHYRIIEKLGEGGMGVVYKARDTKLQRDVAIKVLPDAVAADPDRLARFEREARALAALNHPHICTLYDVGRDVPTNQAGVGEEGGHAGTPQGAAIDYLVMEHLEGETLAKRLEKRSSASTALRAAGKPPLRVEEALAIGAQIADAVAAAHEAGIIHRDLKPANIKVRDDGTVKVLDFGLAKMFGPPGDSNADPMNSPTVTARAMRMGLILGTAAYMAPEQARGKTVDRRADVWAFGVVLFEMLAGTRPFVGDDVTDVLAAVVGTEPDWNALPATTPPIVRRLLMRCLTKDPRQRLHDIADARLEIDDAIGRAAEPQSIAATAAPSRRRERIVWTIGVTVVALALVALASVAYFGRGSQPASAGVTRSLISVAPADQLRASNSMEGDGEGRPSRTAMALSPDGQSLVFSAIRGDKQQLFLRALDELEVVPMAGTEGADSPFFSPDGKWVGFWAKGALRKAPLSGGAATTICDTAAIYGASWGSNDTIVYARTRGGLWLIPSGGGTPQPLTTLDAKTGEYSHRLPQFLPDGQAVVFTTVRHGLPDWRDARLWIVSLTSGERRELGQGADARYASSGHLVFVRSGTLVAVPFDLTKKEVTGNSLTMLDDVMQAANMPNTSVETGAGQFSLSSSGSLVYLPGGIFPDAERTIISVDRAGAALRVLPGPLRPYQAPLLSPRDQSQLVVWTQGVDRRVWTYDIARGTLTPLTTAGRNSRAIWTPDGKRITFAGASAGADNLFWIPSDRSGPVERLTMSTNVQLPSSWSPDGRTLAFVELGGPTPSFDVMALSLDGDRRPTPILQTRASERYPEFSPDSRYLAYTSDESGRDEVYVQPYPGPGFRKQISTEGGYAPAWSRDARELFYAMSTGSNVRMTTRMMAVSITLTPSFEAGTPHKLFEGRYWMQVATRGYDVTADGRRFFLTQTKERPPLHVTQMILVQNWFEELKAKVPPGR
- a CDS encoding sigma-70 family RNA polymerase sigma factor, translated to MTPPPQQVTALLLAWGQGDESALEQLIPLVHDELRRLARRQMGRERAGHTLQATALVNEAYLRLVDVKRMQWQNRAHFFAMAARLMRRILVDFARSRHYKKRGGGAQRVSLDEALIVSPTQGEELVALDDALQTLAAVDARKSQVVEMRFFGGLSVEETAEALHVSVDTVMRDWKLAKVWLLRELKGARPDEA